Below is a genomic region from Corvus hawaiiensis isolate bCorHaw1 chromosome 24, bCorHaw1.pri.cur, whole genome shotgun sequence.
ACCTCGGCATCGCTGTAGGCTCCTCCCGGGGGAGCAGCTCCGGACTCGGGGCTGGAATCGCCAACatccaggagctctgggctgtgcctggcatCGTTCCCTGTGTGCCCCGGGGAAGGAGGGTGGTCAGTGAGCAACGGCATGAGAATTGGACACAAAAACTATTTGGATGTGTTTCGTAgacgtggagctgctgtgggtttTGGCTTTCCATGAGAGCCTCTTCAAAATGGGGGTTTGAGATCTGAAACGATCTCACACCAAATAATTTACTGTGAAAATGTCAAGCAGGCTCTCTCTGCCTGTGAACTTTTGAAAGTCTTGCATTTCTAAGTAAAAAGGCTCAAATTTCTAAGTTCTGCCTCTAATATGTCCAGATCAAACTTTGCatccctgctttgcttttacTCCTGGCTCCTTGCCCATCAAAAGCAATGAAATAAggttgtttctttctcttttcacttTGGCCATCACCCACTTAGGGTGGCTAAATATGGGATACCCAGAGCTGttccctttctctgcttctAAAAATGTTCCTCCCCCAAAACCATTTCAATTCCAAGATATTCCACCAAAGCTGAGACCAAGCCCCTTGCTGTTGGTGtcagcttttcctgctccttaCTGGTTTCCTGGTTTTTATTAAGACAAGAAGTTCCCTGGAGCGAGATCCTTGCACTGGATCAGTTCTTCACCTGAAAGGTGCCAGGTGTTGCCTAAACTCAATGATGGTACAAACTGAATAGCAATAATTCGGGGGTTAAAAGTAAAACATGCATGGAAAGAAGTGAGTTTTAGATTGGATGttttgatgccatgaagatttttgccttttcttttatacccctgttatacctttttacaacttctgtattctcagtgctttttgctgacattcttagacttgtttatcaagctgagagactcaacattttagaagcttcgtagccagggatcagtgtgccccagagcccaaggtcctctccagaacatattctgtaaaccaagatagaaccatgcaggggaaggttccttggggaggggggctgacttgagcctctcattggggaatctttgatagatctgctaattagtaaaatctataatgttatacccaatgttgggagGGGGGAAGACACAGAGAcagactcggcggggtgcatctcgatgcacatgacctggacgtgtgcacctaaggatccttacaataaataccaaggtaaaatcccttttccccttttaaccgtgtatgcctcttgattttaagaccaggaaaaggcatcagtttcATGACTGGGAAGTCAAAACGGAGCGGATGAAAGCACCGAAGGCAGATGGTGCAAAGCAGGGCGCTGCTGGCACCTCCGGGAGATGCTGGGCGGCAGCGCTTCTGTTTTGCGGTGCTGCAGCCTAGCGGTGATGGAGAGACCTCCCCGGGCAGAAGGGAGCGCGGTCAGAGCCGGGCCAGCggagcagccctgcccgggGCTCACCTGCGGCCACCCGCAGCTGCACGGCCATGACTTCCCCGAAGAGCCCGTTGCGCTTCACCCCGCACCAGTACCAGCCTTCATCTTCCTCCGTCACCGGGTCAAAGCTCAGCACGACCGTCTTGTTGGACGTGTTACAGGTGGCACTTGGCCCCGGCAGCCCCTGGTCCTGCGCTGGCAGCACGGGGCAGCCGGTGTAGTTCCACTTGCACCAGTACTTCTCGTAGGAGTAGTACTTGCAGGGGTAGGAGCAGGTCAAACCCAGCCGGGAGCCCACTGGTGCCTCCACTTCCTTCTTGCCAGTCAGCCCAGGCTCTCCTGCAAGGGCAAACGGGACATCAGGGCTGCTGTGAGTGGTTTCGGTGGTGGGGATGGCTGCCAGCAGGTAACGGTGCTGCTGGGGATGGAGCTCCAAGGGAAAGTGCTCCTGGCGTTGCTAAATTAAGGCTAAAGAGGGTGTTTATGGTTCTTGTCTTGCAAGGCTTAAGAAACACTTAAATGagaattttctgtgaaaattccCACAAAACGGAACCTTTCTGTCTCAGTTGTAAAGCTGCTGGCGTGAGTTCAGGCTTGGAGCTCACGTCTCTTCCCAAAACGCCAGATTGCTCACTTGGGGTGCTCAGGAGGTGGATTTGTACCTCCTGAGCAGGCAGAGAACCGCCAGTGCACAGCTCTTACCGTCTACAACCTTCAGCTCCGTTGATGATTGCTGCTCCTTCAGCTCATTTGACATGCACCAGTAAAAGCCTTGGTCCTTGGCCTCCAGCTGGTTCAGGACGATGGTGACGGTTTTGTTTCCGGGGTTCTCGAACATGGCCACTCTTCCCTCGTACGAGTACTTCACGTACCCAGTGTTGTCGATGATCTTGTCACATCCCTGGACTCTCCACTTGCACCAGATCCTCGTGGTGGATTTCTTTAGAGGATCATAGAGGCACTCGAAAGTTGCCGAACTTCCTTTTATCCCGGTTACCGTGGTCTTTAACTGAGGGAAGTTTTTGTCTGTTGGTGAGAATGAAATGAGCAGTTACAAACGCCTCACTTGTGTCCATGGGGCACTCTCCCAAGAAAACCAACATTATCAGATCAAACAAAACTGCTGTGGGTAAAGCAAGGCCAGGCAAAGCTCAGGGGGGCACCCAGCAGGAGACTGTCCTGGCACTGGTGGGAATTGATACTAAAGGGTCAGCCAGGCCTTGCTTTTCCCCAAGTTCTCTGGGTGTTTGTTGGCTTTGTGGACAGACATTCcaaagcttttttccctttgctagAGGGAGCATCTATATCTGTCAGTTTGGGATTTAAGGAAGTAGAGGCTTGAAGAGACAGATTGCTTGCCTCTGACTGGCGTTGGAATTTGTCTCCTGGAGTTTTGGGCTGGGGAACAGAGCTACCCACTGCTGGGAAGGCGAAGTCTGGATACAAGCTTTATATAGCAATGGTTTAGTACATTACAGGTGGTTAAATGAACAGAAAGAAGTATTTAGATGAGAGAACAGGGTAATAGCAAAGAGAAATTTGAGTTCTTGCTAAATGAAGTGAGACTGCTGGTGATGCtcctgaagagaaagaaagaggaaggggaaaacacACTGGGAACAGCTCACCCTCATAGACAAACACGTCCAGTTCCTTCGATTTTCCTCCGCTCCCATATTCGCTGGTCCCACAGTAGTACAAGCCTGCGTCTTCCCAGTCCATCTGGGTCATCGTGACACTGAATGAGCCTAGAGGCTCCTCAAAagtcagcagagctctgcctttgAAGGCATCATCAATTTCCTGATAGCTGTTGACAATGGTCCGGCAGCCCTCCTTGTCCTTCTTGCACAGGTATCTCTTCATGTCGGCAGTCTCCGGCCCAAAGCTGCAGGACACGGTCCAGGTGCTGCGGAGCTTCACGTAGAAGAGCTCAGCCGCCTCAGGAACAGGTGGGGCTGTGCACAGAGACACAGGCAGGGGCTGAAATGAAACTTTCCTGAGAGCACCGAGCACCTGCAGCTCTCAGACACCGGGCAGGCCATCGGTGGAGCCTTGTTTAaaagggagaggggggaaaactgaaagaaaatggtattttagGGAGTCTGTGATTACCTTCAGCAACAGTGAGAGTGACTCTGTAGGAGAGCCCTCTGCCATTGACCCCAAGACCACACTGGTAGGAGCCGGAGTCCTCCAGCCCCAGCGCCGAGATGTTGATCTGGAAGTTCTCTGCCTCGGGGTGGTCAGTGAGGGAGACTCTGTCCTGGTAGCTCGGAGCGACGTAGTTCGTGGACACCATGGTCACACACCTGGAGCCCGACTCCTTGCACCAGTACTTCCTGTCGTGTCTGTTCACCGAGGTGGCCGGGTAGAAGCATTTCACGGTGACCGAGCCGCCCAGCACGCCATGGACCTGCCGCGGGCCGAACACGGGGCTGGAGACTGCGAGGGGAGGACAGGCCGGGTGTGAGTGCCCCACGAGCCACGCTGGCCACGTGTCCCAGGGCAACGGGgcggccccagggctgggcagcagcaggtgccCGCGGGGTCCCGTGGCACCGAGGGGCACCTGTGAGATAAAGATGCTCTCCGgaccctcctcctcccttcccaatGTCACCTCCTGTCCCTGGCCACCCCAAGACCTGTGCCCCGGGCAGGTGACACTCACTGCTTGCCTTGGGGAGGTGTCTGCTCTTTGCAGATCCCGCTGGGAGCAAGGCGAGCAGGAACAGCAACGCCAGCAGagtcatttttcttgcattCCCTGGAAAAGATGTGGAAGAATGTGGTGAATAATCACACTTGCAACATGTTAACCATCTAATAGTCTTCGTGCTTTGAGGATATGAGGGTTGGGGCTACTTGAAGTTGGGAGAAATGCGGTTTTTAATTGCTCCTATCAAGGAATTGAATAGGAGAGAGGGAGTTGGTAACTCTGTTCTTGCCAGTGATGCTGCATGGCAACAGGACTGCCCATGGATCTCATCCCAACACTCCAATATTCCCTCTGTCACAGAATTCCTGCCTGAAGCCTGTATTTGGTGGCTGCTCTTtgtttccctgctctgtccaAGGACacacaaaagaggaaaaatggtGATATTTTcacctctatttttttttctttccccggctgctgaggaactgagtgagctgcagggatttgcctcagctctgctcctccaaaaatcagattttattgGGCATTTCCTGAGCACAGCTCCTGATCCACCTGCCCATTCCAAGTTCACGGAAGGCACCCACAGGAGCTGATGAGAGGTGCCAAGGAAAACCCTTATAAACAAGCGGAGGAATTTGATTTCAAGGCATCGAGTGACAATTTTATTAAGGGTAATTCccagcagaagagaaaagcttttatttccctgttaAGATCAAAGGTGTTCTGTTGTGCCTCTTCCTTGTATTGTGATTTCTCCTTGCTCAATGGCCACTGGTAGGTGGCTAATAATTAACTCACTGAGCATgaaaaattctctttcaaacaCATCCCAGAAGTAGCCAGCAAGGCAAACATAACAAATTCTGCAGAAAGTAAACAACGTGGCACAAAGAGGGCCTTGATATTTGCTCTGGGCTCACAGCAGCTCCGCTGGCTGATGGTCACCTCAGTGCCCCCCAGCCCTCACTCTGTGGTGCAAGCAGGACCCCAGTTCAGCCTTGCCCATTTTGGCAAAGTTGAAATAATCTGTTATTCTGATTTCTTCAAAAAATTCAACTGTTCTTGGGATACAGACCACGTTGTTTTGTGGGGTAGGGAAGGGCATTTCCAGGACAACCTGGTTGGGACCATCCCCTTCCTCTCCAGTGCTATTTTATGCCtaaattttgatattttccaGGTTTCCAGCAGCAAATGCTCTCTGGCCAGGCTGGCTCTTCCAAATCTCATCCATTACAGGACTTTCCTCACATTTCTGTTGTGCTTTTGGGATTCTGTCAGCCCTAGGGAGAATTATCTTCAGATTTATGATGATTTGGAAGACACCAGGACTGAGCCCTGACTTGGGCAAacctgagccagcagctgctctgtctgGGTGTGGAACACCAGAGCTCAGTTCCCAAATTCTGCTGAATTCCTTCTGTGGGGATTTCCAGGGGTCAGCCCAGTCTGGCCCATTAGATATTAACTATTGCTCCTAACGACGACCCGTGTCAAGGCCGTGCCATGGGCCCAGCAAAACACCAGGGTTTGGTTGTGACATTTGTCATTCCAGCCTGGGAGCCCTTCTGGTGTTTTTTGGAATGTTTGCTGCTATTCAAATAGTTGAGAAATAACAACACAGAGGTAATACATTCTATACTGAGGTGATATAttctatatattttatatattggaAATATTTTCCCACTCAAATCCCTTTGACCCGTGGGGAAGCTGTGCAGATGCAAATGGTTGTagggagagctgtgctgtgaggaGGTGCTGGAGGCTTCTGTGCCCAGGAAAAGGGCACAGCAACAAATTTCATCCTGCACAGGACTGGATTTTCTACATCTTCAACCGCCCATCAAGGTCACTGCTTACCTTGCCTTGCCGTGAGTTTTATTTGGGGGGAGTGGAATGGGGAAAAGCCCCCAATCCACCCCATTTTCACAGGGTTCAGAATGTGCAATCACCTTCCAGATAGAAGATCAAGCTGACCCAACACGTGCAGAAAATGAACGTTTCCAGTTCCAAACAGAGACCCCCTTTACAATGAGGAGAGAATGAATGGGAGGGGCTCGTTTTGTGATGCTGTGAGCAGAAACACCCAGGCAGAGTTTACTGAAGATTATCAGGATTTACCAAGAAATCAGCAGTTTTTAGGAATGCCTGCAGTGCTTAGGACGCTCTGAACTGTTTCTGTCAGTTAAACATGTGAGCAACAAACtccagaaaagaaatgaaatagaATAAACAGGCAGCTCTCACAGCGGTGACTGAAATCCCAGCTGGGACTGTGCTGCTGGCCCAATTCCGTGTTCCTTTCAGCTGTTGGATCCACTCTACACTAACCTGAGACCTAATTTTATGTTCCTTTAAGCTGTTGGATTCCCCACGCACCAACTTGTTGCTTTCCAGATCAGACCTTCATGGTTCATCTGTTTCTTGGGCTGGAAAGTGAAACCAGCTCCAGCACTACTAAATAATTTTGGTTTAATTCTCCTCttcctgcaaggagcaggaaCATTCCATGGCCCAAGAGCACTTGttcagctcagcctggagggATTGATGGTGCCAGGGTGGATTCATTAACAGTTGCAATGAGGGGATGTTTATCAGAATACTCAGAAATGTATTGAATCTATAGGAATGCTCCCTTTGCAGAGTAGGAATTCAGGTGTGCAGGAGCCCACACCTCCCCTGGCCTGGATGGGACAGGGCTCTGCCAGGCTTCTCTGATTTCACTTTTAGGATGTCCAGCCCATTCACTCAAGCTCCAGTTTCTGTTTATCTTCCTGTTAACTGTACAAGCTTCTCAGGGAGCTTCTGAAGCAGCTCCTTTAGGACAGAACCGCACCAATTCTCTTCTGAAATTTCAAAATCTGCCTGCTGGCATTCAAAAGTCTGTAATGACCTCAGGCTGAGTGGCAAAATTTAGATTACTACAGTAATATTTACTAACTTTTAATTCCTGTGTTAAAACTTAATGCAAATATTGTAATgataattaataattttctccccccaagaaattaaatattaaaaatctacTGCAGAGAAGAAACCATGACTGCCATAAGCCTGTTCCTATGGCTCTTTCAGGAGAAATCAGCCTCTCACCAGTGAGCCCTGAACATGAAATGGTTCCAAACCGCAGCTTCCCTCCCGTGTGAGGAAGGGTCCTCGAAAGTGGCCCAAGACTTGtgttcttctccttccccatcccaacATGGTCCTACAAGAGGTTTTGCATTCCCAAAGATGACGAGGCAGCGTTACTTACACTCAGGGCTCCTCCTGCAGTGTTGGGCACTTCTTGCTTTCCCTCTCAGGCTGACCCTGGACCTGCTGTGAGTGAGCGGTGTCCCGGTCCCCGTGGggctctggcactgccagcctggTTTAAATACTCGCTGCACTTTCAGCCCTGCATTTCCACCTGTTGTGCCTTAAAGGAACAACAtccagcagcgctgccaggTGAGCCCCAGCCCACGGCAGGGCCGGGCAGCCaatgcccagcccagctctgctgtccctgcagggtgCCCTCTCTTGTCACCCTCCTGATCACAGCCACCCCAAGGGCAGGGGGCTCTCACGAAAGGTCCAGGGCACCTCTGCCTCCTTTGGGAAGCAGCCTGGTGGCTCTGTGGGGTCAAGTCCATGGAGGGTCCTTTGGGTACCCCGCACCAGCTTTTTGCTTGGGCAGCTGTGATTCCTTGCTTTGCCTTGTTTTAATGATGCAAAAGCAGGAATTCCTTCTAACTGGGGGGGGGGTCACATGCAGCTTTTCTCATCCATTCAGGGAAAACTGATGAGTTTGGACAGGATGGCAGCTCCAGGCATTCCTGCCGTGTCTGGGAGCAGCAAGATCCTGACCCAGAATTGGGATCTTTGACAGATTTGCCAGATCTTAAAGCCAGCCTTGGAAGTATCTTTTGTTTAGCTGAGGGTTTTgagctcttttctttccatgaatgcacagcttttggggTGAGCAAGGAGCTTTTGGCTGTTGCTGTGCTTGGTGGGGATCTTGGACCAGGAGAACAGCCACCACCACCTCTCCTGGATGGGAGCAAACCCCGATCCCCTCCAAGCTTCCCACcagtgctgcttccctgggcattCCAAACATTTCCCAGGTAATGCTGGCATTACTTTTTTGCCTCGTGGCCATGGAGTTGTGCTGGCTGGACCACAGTGGACTCAGCTGTGTttgctctcctggagctcccaCTCTGCCAGGCCAGATCCCTCGGGATCAGCTTCCCTGCTGGATCCTGCAGAGGGATGGAAATGTGTATTTAAGACCTTGCAGAGGAAGGTGGGATGGCCATGGGCAGAGGAAATCCTGGCAGAAGCACTGGAACCTGTAACTGCTGGTGCAtctcaagaaggaaaaattaatccaAGGCGaacaaacaggtttttttttaaccaaaccTCCCCTTTCACCCTCAAGGTTTCCAGTAAAACCAATCTGTTGCCTCatgcaaatatatttgaaaagtaTTTCCTTGCTTTAGCACACGAGGAAGCGTTTTCCTGCCAAGTCCCAGGTTCCAAAGCATTTTGGCAtctccagaaaacaaacaacctTCGGATTGCTTTTATTTGGGGAGTGCAGATTGCAGCATGAACCATGATCTGAGTGTAAAACCCACGCTGCTGCtcggggctgggctgtgcttggGCTGAAGCTGATCTGGTTTTGAAGCTGTGGATATCCCTGCAGAAGAGGTGAAGGAAAAATAGCACTTGGGAATGTGGGTGTCTGAGAAACTGAAATCAGACGTGGTTTATGTGTTGGAAAATGACTCCATGGATCAGAatcaaaaaaaacaaaccagaaaattctcattttttgaGCAACctagtcccttccaacccaaaccactccatgattctCCGATATTTTGCCTCCCACTGAGCAACCCTGAAGCCACAAAgatccttccctccccacccctccccagcTTTACCTTTCCCTCAGGGAAATAACCCCCAAATAGCCGGGTTCAGGTGCATAATTTTATTCTCTCTTGTGCAAAACACGGAGCAATTTGGGCAGTCTGGGGGTTCAGCTCTCAGTTAAGGGGATTTGGGTGCTGAGCAGAGCAATGGGAGCTGTTGGGGGCTTGGCATTTTATAGCTCCGCCCTGGCTTTCCATAGGGAAAATTCCCAGCTCGGGTACATGGGGCTTTCACAGAAGGTTCTGGCTCCAGTCTTCATCAGGCACCTCGAAAAGTAACTTTTCCCCATAGGGCAGCtgtaaaataatgaaacagaagagaagCTGTGACCTGGCACTGCCTCTCTGTGGTATTTGCAGAAGTGATTCCATAGGGGTTTCTGGGTTTATGCCAAACTTGGTATTTTAAGTGATATTTTAGGGGGTTCTGAGAACAGAAAGCTGGAGAAACCCAGGTCAGAGGGGACTTCTGGAGTCACCCTCCTGCTCAGCTTAAGAGAATTCTCCCAGGCTTTACCCCAACCCAGACATCTGCGAGCAAAAGGCACAAATAATTTCTGGGTTTCATTCTCATTTTTAGGAGTTTTTCACGGAACACTGAGAGTTTATTTTCAAGGTTTTAGGGGGGACacactttttcctttccagtctTTATATTTAGGACCAGAAGGCCCCTTTTGGCTCTGAGTGCATCATAATGAGAATGTGAAATCACCAAATTTCTGAGCCACTAttccactattttttttttccagtggagtCCTTTTCACT
It encodes:
- the PIGR gene encoding polymeric immunoglobulin receptor, producing MTLLALLFLLALLPAGSAKSRHLPKASISSPVFGPRQVHGVLGGSVTVKCFYPATSVNRHDRKYWCKESGSRCVTMVSTNYVAPSYQDRVSLTDHPEAENFQINISALGLEDSGSYQCGLGVNGRGLSYRVTLTVAEAPPVPEAAELFYVKLRSTWTVSCSFGPETADMKRYLCKKDKEGCRTIVNSYQEIDDAFKGRALLTFEEPLGSFSVTMTQMDWEDAGLYYCGTSEYGSGGKSKELDVFVYEDKNFPQLKTTVTGIKGSSATFECLYDPLKKSTTRIWCKWRVQGCDKIIDNTGYVKYSYEGRVAMFENPGNKTVTIVLNQLEAKDQGFYWCMSNELKEQQSSTELKVVDGEPGLTGKKEVEAPVGSRLGLTCSYPCKYYSYEKYWCKWNYTGCPVLPAQDQGLPGPSATCNTSNKTVVLSFDPVTEEDEGWYWCGVKRNGLFGEVMAVQLRVAAGNDARHSPELLDVGDSSPESGAAPPGGAYSDAEVRKGASPESSDESHGSNTLALVLGPLAGLILIVVTAFAIVKYRQMKRSDLVSVGSYRTNISMSDFESVRDYSASNSACVKDSQETPMGQDEFITTTDTLESAADTKKAKRSSKEDADLAYSSFLVTSDSIAQDSSRGDSTVLDVSPKQDQV